The proteins below are encoded in one region of Peromyscus eremicus chromosome 10, PerEre_H2_v1, whole genome shotgun sequence:
- the Fgfrl1 gene encoding LOW QUALITY PROTEIN: fibroblast growth factor receptor-like 1 (The sequence of the model RefSeq protein was modified relative to this genomic sequence to represent the inferred CDS: deleted 1 base in 1 codon), translated as MTRSPALLLLLPPLLLGVLPSAEAARGPPRMADKVVPRQVARLGRTVRLQCPVEGDPPPLTMWTKDGRTIHSGWSRFRVLPQGLKVKEVEAEDAGVYVCKATNGFGSLSVNYTLIIMDDVNPGKESPGPGGSSGGQEDPASQQWARPRFTQPSKMRRRVIARPVGSSVRLKCVASGHPRPDIMWMKDDQTLARPEASEHRKKKWTLSLKNLRPEDSGKYTCRVSNRAGAINATYKVDVIQRTRSKPVLTGTHPVNTTVDFGGTTSFQCKVRSDVKPVIQWLKRVEYGSEGRHNSTIDVGGQKFVVLPTGDVWSRPDGSYLNKLLISRARQDDAGMYICLGANTMGYSFRSAFLTVLPDPKPPGPPVAPSSSTTSLPWPVVIGIPAGAVFILGTVLLWLCQAKKKPCAPASTLPVPGHRPPGASRDRSGDKDLSSLAVGLCEEHGSTMPPQHILASGSTAGPKLYPKLYTDVHTHRTHTHAHTLSHAEHKVHQHQHVHYQC; from the exons ATGACGCGGAGCCCGgcgctgctgctactgctgccgCCGTTGCTACTGGGGGTCCTCCCGTCGGCTGAGGCGGCGCGAG GACCCCCAAGAATGGCAGACAAGGTGGTCCCACGGCAGGTGGCCCGCCTAGGCCGCACTGTTCGGCTACAGTGCCCAGTGGAGGGGGACCCACCACCATTGACCATGTGGACCAAAGATGGCCGCACAATCCACAGTGGCTGGAGTCGCTTCCGTGTGCTGCCCCAGGGGCTGAAGGTGAAGGAGGTGGAGGCCGAAGATGCAGGTGTTTATGTGTGCAAGGCCACCAACGGCTTTGGCAGCCTCAGCGTCAACTACACTCTCATCATTATGG ATGATGTCAATCCAGGGAAGGAGAGCCCTggaccaggtggctcttctgggGGCCAGGAGGACCCAGCCAGCCAGCAGTGGG CACGGCCTCGCTTCACGCAACCCTCCAAGATGAGGCGCCGAGTGATTGCACGGCCTGTAGGTAGCTCTGTGCGGCTCAAGTGTGTGGCCAGTGGGCACCCACGGCCAGACATCATGTGGATGAAGGATGACCAGACCTTGGCACGGCCAGAGGCCAGTGAGCATAGGAAGAAGAAGTGGACGCTGAGCTTGAAGAACCTGAGGCCTGAAGACAGTGGAAAGTACACATGCCGTGTCTCCAACCGGGCCGGTGCCATCAATGCCACCTACAAAGTGGATGTAATCC AGCGGACCCGCTCCAAGCCTGTGCTCACAGGGACACACCCTGTGAATACAACAGTGGACTTTGGTGGGACAACATCCTTCCAGTGCAAGGTTCGCAGTGATGTGAAGCCTGTGATCCAGTGGCTGAAGCGGGTGGAGTATGGCTCTGAGGGTCGCCACAACTCCACTATTGATGTGGGTGGCCAGAAGTTTGTGGTATTGCCCACGGGTGACGTGTGGTCACGGCCTGATGGCTCCTACCTCAACAAGCTGCTCATCTCTCGGGCCCGCCAAGATGACGCTGGCATGTATATCTGCCTGGGTGCAAACACCATGGGCTACAGTTTTCGTAGTGCCTTCCTCACTGTATTACCAG ACCCCAAACCTCCAGGGCCTCCTGTGGCTCCTTCATCCTCGACCACAAGCCTGCCATGGCCTGTGGTGATTGGTATCCCGGCTGGTGCTGTCTTCATCCTTGGCACTGTGCTGCTCTGGCTTTGTCAGGCCAAGAAGAAGCCATGTGCCCCTGCATCTACGCTCCCTGTGCCTGGGCATCGCCCCCCAGGGGCATCCCGAGACCGCAGTGGGGACAAAGACCTGTCCTCCTTAGCTGTGGGCCTGTGTGAGGAGCATGGATCCACCATGCCCCCCCAGCACATCTTGGCCTCTGGCTCGACCGCTGGCCCCAAGCTGTACCCCAAGCtgtacacagatgtgcacacacac cgcacacacacacatgcacacacactctctcatgcGGAGCACAAGGTTCACCAGCACCAGCATGTCCACTATCAGTGCTAA